A single window of Myxocyprinus asiaticus isolate MX2 ecotype Aquarium Trade chromosome 48, UBuf_Myxa_2, whole genome shotgun sequence DNA harbors:
- the LOC127437410 gene encoding OTU domain-containing protein 7A-like: MTLDMDAVLSDFVRSTGAEPGLARDLLEGKNWDLSAALSDYEQLRQVHTANLPHVFNEGHYFKQPERSSTPQHISKPEQCLQKQEDNTQEKRLSRGISHASSAIMSLARLQVSGDCAREQFPLEMPIYTFQLPDLSVYSEDFRNFIERDLIEQSTMVALEQAGRLNWWSTMCTSCKKLLPLATTGDGNCLLHAASLGMWGFHDRDLVLRKSLYAMMKSGAEREALKRRWRWQQTQQNKESGLVYTEEEWEREWNELLKLASSEPRTHFSKNGNSSGGVDNSEDPVYESLEEFHVFVLAHVLRRPIVVIADTMLRDSGGEAFAPIPFGGLYLPLEVPPNHCHCSPLVLAYDQAHFSALVSMEQRDQQREQAVIPLTDSEHKLLALHFAVDPGRDWEWGRDDNDNTKLANLILSLEAKLNLLHNYMNVTWIRIPSETRAPLAQPESPTASAGEDVQSLAESMDSDRESVCSNSNINNGKSSKDKDKQRKDKDKTRADSVANKLGSFSKTLGIKLKKNMGGLGGLVHGKISKSTSTNGRTVENGEQKSKKKDSKTRKGSKEESGQSASTSSSEKAMSPSPTDHASGSSPVERQSGSGKNSGDRTLDNWKYSTDVKLSLNILRAAMQGERKFIFAGLLLTSHRHQFHEEMISFYLSSAQERFSAEQDQKRKAEAEKKTQTNGVPLKKPEQESIFQRECSDSSPPESCSPVLHPSHNLSQAVKVQERGSPKLAASPIPIPIPNSMSPVPFSSPSNGAKRPRPVPVSAHYSHTPPIQRHSVIHLRDVNVQSSSYQGESYKPVVGTLKTCATYPQQNRSLSSQSYSPAHMSGIRTVNAIDTLPYNMPGEHKSHTYTNGFNTGNIRDCLEFADEDPPPHAWHGQDKNKGQSAICPMYYFQQKRCRRENCTFYGRPETENFCSYCYREELKRRERELKVHRPG, from the exons GTAAAAACTGGGACCTGAGTGCTGCTCTGAGTGACTATGAGCAGCTTCGGCAAGTACACACTGCCAACCTGCCCCATGTCTTCAATGAGGGCCATTACTTTAAGCAGCCAGAGCGTAGCAGCACCCCACAGCACATCAGCAAGCCTGAGCAATGCCTCCAGAAACAAGAGGACAACACTCAAG AAAAGCGTCTGTCTCGGGGCATTTCCCATGCCAGCTCTGCCATCATGTCTCTGGCCCGGCTGCAGGTGTCAGGGGATTGTGCCAGGGAGCAGTTCCCCCTGGAGATGCCCATCTACACATTCCAGCTGCCCGACCTGAGCGTGTACAGCGAGGACTTCCGCAACTTCATCGAGCGTGACCTCATCGAGCAATCCACCATGGTGGCCCTGGAGCAGGCTG GTCGATTGAATTGGTGGTCCACCATGTGCACCAGCTGTAAGAAGCTACTACCACTAGCCACAACAGGAGATGGCAACTGCCTTCTGCATGCAGCTTCTTTAG GAATGTGGGGCTTCCATGACAGGGATTTGGTGTTGAGGAAGAGTCTGTATGCCATGATGAAGAGCGGGGCAGAGAGAGAAGCTCTGAAGAGGAGGTGGAGGTGGCAACAGACTCAACAGAACAAAGAG TCTGGGCTGGTATACACTGAGGAGGAATGGGAAAGAGAGTGGAACGAATTGCTGAAGCTGGCCTCCAGTGAGCCACGCACACACTTTAGCAAGAACGGCAACTCCAGTGGAGG AGTGGATAACTCAGAAGACCCGGTTTACGAGAGCTTGGAGGAGTTTCATGTGTTTGTACTGGCTCACGTTCTGAGAAGACCTATTGTGGTGATAGCTGACACCATGCTCAGAGACTCTGGAGGTGAAG CTTTTGCACCAATTCCCTTTGGAGGGCTGTACCTGCCTTTGGAGGTGCCTCCCAACCACTGTCACTGTTCCCCGCTGGTGTTGGCCTACGACCAGGCCCACTTCTCCGCCCTGGTGTCCATGGAGCAGAGAGACCAGCAGAGAGAGCAAG CCGTCATCCCATTGACCGACTCTGAGCACAAGCTGCTAGCTCTGCACTTTGCAGTGGATCCAGGAAGGGACTGGGAGTGGGGGAGGGATGACAATGACAACACCAAGCTGGCAAA TCTTATTCTGTCACTAGAAGCTAAACTAAACCTTCTTCACAACTACATGAATGTAACATGGATTCGAATTCCATCTGAAACAAGG GCTCCCTTGGCTCAGCCAGAGTCACCCACTGCCTCTGCAGGTGAGGACGTACAGTCTCTAGCAGAATCCATGGATTCGGACCGGGAGTCCGTTTGCAGTAACTCCAACATCAATAACGGCAAGTCAAGTAAGGACAAGGACAAGCAGCGAAAGGACAAAGACAAAACTCGGGCGGACTCAGTGGCCAACAAGTTGGGAAGTTTTAGCAAGACTCTTGGTATCAAACTTAAGAAGAACATGGGTGGACTTGGAGGGCTTGTCCATGGCAAGATCAGCAAGTCCACCTCGACGAATGGTCGGACAGTAGAGAACGGTGAGCAGAAATCCAAGAAAAAGGACTCTAAAACACGAAAAGGCAGCAAAGAGGAGTCCGGCCAGTCAGCCAGCACGTCCTCCTCAGAGAAGGCAATGAGTCCCTCTCCTACAGACCACGCCTCTGGTAGCTCACCTGTCGAGAGACAGTCAGGATCAGGCAAAAACTCAGGTGACCGGACTCTGGACAACTGGAAGTACAGCACAGATGTAAAACTTAGCCTAAACATTCTTCGGGCAGCCATGCAGGGCGAGCGAAAGTTTATTTTTGCTGGGTTGTTGCTGACCAGCCACAGACACCAGTTCCACGAAGAGATGATAAGCTTCTATCTGAGCAGCGCCCAAGAACGCTTCAGTGCTGAGCAGGACCAGAAGAGAAAAGCTGAGGCTGAGAAGAAAACTCAGACCAATGGGGTTCCACTGAAGAAACCTGAACAAGAGAGCATTTTCCAAAGGGAGTGTTCAGATAGCTCCCCACCTGAAAGCTGCTCACCTGTATTGCACCCCAGCCATAATCTTTCACAGGCTGTGAAGGTCCAAGAAAGGGGAAGTCCCAAGCTTGCTGCTTCCCCCATTCCAATACCCATCCCAAACTCCATGTCACCTGTCCCTTTCTCTTCCCCTAGTAACGGTGCTAAGAGACCCAGACCAGTCCCTGTTTCAGCTCACTATAGCCATACGCCACCTATCCAGAGGCACAGtgttatccacctgagggatgtCAATGTGCAGTCATCCAGCTACCAGGGTGAGTCCTACAAACCGGTTGTGGGCACACTTAAGACCTGTGCAACTTACCCTCAACAAAACCGCTCACTGTCCTCTCAGAGCTACAGCCCAGCCCACATGTCTGGGATTCGTACTGTTAATGCCATAGATACCCTCCCGTACAACATGCCTGGGGAACACAAGTCCCACACTTACACCAATGGCTTCAACACTGGCAACATCCGGGACTGTCTGGAGTTTGCTGACGAGGACCCGCCACCCCATGCCTGGCATGGGCAGGACAAAAACAAAGGGCAGAGTGCCATTTGTCCTATGTACTACTTTCAGCAGAAACGCTGCAGGAGGGAAAACTGCACCTTCTATGGGCGGCCTGAGACAGAGAACTTTTGCTCCTACTGTTATAGAGAGGAGTTGAAACGCAGGGAAAGGGAGTTGAAGGTGCACCGGCCTGGATAG